A genome region from Pirellulales bacterium includes the following:
- a CDS encoding DUF1257 domain-containing protein, with product MSHIVTINTQVRDRAAVEAAARRLQLSPPAEETVRLFSGTVTGLALRLPGWKFPLVCDLADGQLHFDNYEGHWGKRRELDRFLQAYAVEKARLEAHRRGHRVFEQPLADGSIKLTIQVAGGTA from the coding sequence GTGTCCCACATTGTCACGATCAATACCCAAGTTCGCGATCGAGCGGCCGTAGAGGCGGCCGCTCGCCGCCTGCAACTCTCGCCACCCGCCGAAGAAACGGTGCGGCTGTTCAGTGGCACCGTCACCGGCCTGGCCTTGCGGCTGCCCGGCTGGAAGTTTCCGCTGGTCTGTGACTTGGCTGACGGTCAGCTCCACTTCGACAACTACGAAGGCCACTGGGGCAAGCGCCGCGAATTGGATCGCTTCCTGCAGGCCTACGCGGTCGAAAAGGCCCGGCTCGAGGCCCACCGCCGCGGACATCGGGTCTTCGAGCAGCCGTTGGCCGACGGTTCGATCAAGCTCACGATCCAGGTCGCCGGAGGAACCGCATGA
- a CDS encoding DUF2997 domain-containing protein, translating to MTHIIEILVSADGQSRLQTRGFAGESCQEASRFLEAALGQVASENKTAEFYLPAPARARLEEQAG from the coding sequence ATGACGCACATCATCGAGATCCTCGTCTCGGCCGACGGTCAGTCGCGGCTGCAGACGCGCGGGTTCGCCGGAGAAAGCTGCCAGGAGGCCAGTCGGTTCCTGGAGGCGGCGCTGGGGCAGGTCGCAAGCGAGAACAAGACTGCCGAGTTTTATTTGCCGGCGCCGGCTCGAGCACGCCTCGAAGAACAGGCCGGTTGA